Proteins from a genomic interval of Benincasa hispida cultivar B227 chromosome 7, ASM972705v1, whole genome shotgun sequence:
- the LOC120081725 gene encoding signal recognition particle subunit SRP72-like, with translation MAPKSKDKPKASPSSQPPPPIEDQFTSLNRHIQRSEFSQAVKVADQILSIAPGDEDALRCKIVALIKDDRIDNALSAIQSSQNTDFSFFKAYCLYRQNKLDEALGSLRDQERNSMTMLLESQILYRLGKMDACVDTYQKLAKSKIDSLEINYVAALTAAGRASEVKGAMEALRVKATSSFELAYNTACSLVDMNKYTDAEQLLLSARRIGQETLMEENLPDEDIEIELAPIAVQLAYLQQLLGHTSEASEAYKDIINRDLADESSLAVAVNNLIALKGPKDISDGLRKLDKLKEKDAPNFRLARGLEPKISQKQRETIYANRLLLLLHANKMDQAREMVAMLAEMFPNSVTPVLLQAAVLVRENKAGKAEEILGQFAENFPDKSKLVLLARAQVAAAAGHPHIAFESLSKIQDIQHMPATIATLVSLKERAGDIDGAIAVLDSAVKWWSNAMIEDNKLDVVLQEAASFKLKHGREEDAAKLYEELVKSHGSIEALAGLVKTVARVDIKKAETYEKQLKSLPGLKEVDVENLERTSRAKHVESAADLGASDAYMVDKNKTKSKKKRKRKPRYPKGFDPANPGPPPDPERWLPRRERSSYRPKRKDKRAAQVRGSQGAVVREKHETGVSGASSNNANSKSNQATSSKGTNQNTGSEQSKHSSKSSKKKSRN, from the exons ATGGCTCCGAAATCCAAAGACAAGCCAAAGGCATCTCCGTCTTCTCAGCCGCCTCCCCCCATCGAAGATCAATTCACTTCTCTGAACAGACATATCCAGCGTTCCGAATTTTCACAAGCCGTCAAAGTTGCAGATCAAA TTCTTTCAATTGCTCCTGGCGACGAAGACGCCCTACGATGCAAAATCGTAGCCTTGATCAAGGATGATAGAATCGATAATGCTCTTTCAGCAATTCAATCTTCTCAGAACACTGACTTCAGCTTCTTCAAG gcaTACTGCCTATACAGGCAAAATAAGTTAGATGAAGCTTTGGGTTCCTTGAGAGACCAAGAGAGAAACTCAATGACGATGCTATTGGAATCCCAGATCTTatatcgtttaggaaaaatggATGCTTGTGTGGACACTTATCAGAAGCTCGCAAAATCAAAGATTGattctttagaaataaattatGTTGCAGCTTTAACTGCAGCTGGGCGGGCCTCTGAAGTAAAAGGAGCCATGGAGGCTCTTAGGGTGAAAGCTACCAGTAGCTTTGAGTTGGCATATAACACTGCATGTTCCTTAGTTGACATGAACAAGTATACAGATGCAGAACAACTGTTATTGTCAGCTCGAAG AATTGGTCAAGAAACGCTCATGGAAGAGAATTTGCCTGATGAAGATATTGAGATTGAGCTAGCCCCAATAGCTGTCCAACTGGCATACTTGCAGCAG CTTCTTGGTCACACGTCAGAAGCCTCTGAAGCTTACAAAGACATCATTAATCGAGATTTGGCAGATGAATCTTCGCTTGCAGTGGCAGTGAACAATCTTATTGCATTGAAAGGTCCAAAAGATATTTCCGATGGCCTTAGAAAACTCGATAAGCTAAAAGAGAAAGATGCACCAAACTTCCGACTTGCTCGTGGACTTGAACCAAAGATTTCTCAAAAACAAAGGGAAACAATATATGCAAATcgtctccttctccttctccatGCTAATAAGATGGATCAG GCTCGAGAAATGGTTGCAATGCTGGCAGAGATGTTTCCAAACAGCGTGACCCCTGTACTGCTTCAAGCGGCTGTATTAGTAAGAGAGAATAAAGCTGGGAAAGCTGAAGAAATTTTGGGTCAGTTTGCTGAAAATTTCCCAGATAAGTCCAAGTTGGTTCTCCTAGCAAGGGCGCAGGTTGCTGCTGCTGCAGGCCATCCTCATATTGCATTCGAGTCCCTTTCTAAGATACAGGATATTCAGCATATGCCTGCCACCATTGCCACACTTGTGTCTCTCAAAGAACGTGCTGGAGATATTGATGGAGCGATTGCCGTGCTCGACTCTGCAGTCAAATGGTGGTCAAATGCCATGATTGAAGACAACAAGCTTGATGTTGTATTGCAGGAAGCAGCTTCCTTCAAGCTAAAGCATGGCCGCGAAGAAGATGCTGCCAAATTATACGAAGAGCTTGTTAAAAGTCATGGAAGTATAGAAGCATTGGCTGGATTAGTCAAGACAGTGGCTCGTGTTGATATTAAGAAGGCAGAAACTTATGAGAAGCAATTGAAGTCGTTACCAGGGTTGAAGGAGGTTGATGTGGAGAATCTGGAGAGGACTTCCAGAGCAAAACATGTTGAGAGTGCTGCTGATCTTGGAGCATCTGATGCATACATGGTGGATAAAAACAAGACCAAatcaaagaaaaagagaaagagaaagccAAGATATCCTAAAGGTTTTGATCCTGCAAATCCAGGTCCTCCCCCTGATCCAGAAAGGTGGCTTCCTAGGAGAGAGAGATCGAGCTATAGACCCAAGCGAAAAGATAAGAGGGCTGCCCAGGTGAGAGGTTCCCAAGGTGCAGTGGTTAGAGAAAAACACGAAACTGGTGTCTCTGGAGCCAGTTCCAACAATGCAAATTCGAAATCTAACCAAGCAACGAGTTCGAAAGGGACCAACCAAAACACGGGCTCTGAACAATCCAAGCATTCATCAAAGTCTTCGAAAAAGAAGTCTAGGAATTAA
- the LOC120081355 gene encoding uncharacterized protein LOC120081355 isoform X1 codes for MALNFSHRPIFPPYLTEENLVSSVNISRGFVVDGVSERNSDVYGTSWLINRELVDCLNFLEDTCDGGGSRDRVRGDVLDLLPSDPFGMDISTTFTAITGLLDDLNVDYGGGYGRDERVPVDGCYELFAGLNYIWTNAFRFQAFPLRNEGILPSTGQLGGFDVWSDERKAGGASCHSDLELPYLVDIIQTLGIEPEFSGDGFSSWSDGMKAGGLSCHSDPESRYGVDTFQSLGIERKISGDGFSSWSDGIKVGGLSCHSDPESPYLVDTFQTLGIEPEISGDGFSSWSGGIKAGGLSCHTDPQSSYVVDTIQTFGIEPEISGGGFNAWSDGRKAGAVSFHTDPQSSYAVDTIQTLVTEPAISGGRFGAWSDGIEVGGLSCLVEPETPPYVVDTFQTLGIEPEISGGGFSVWSHRRKTGPFSCHTDPQSSYVVEAIKTFTIESEIPGGVFVEWSDGRQSGAVSCFTDPESPPYFVDTYQTLGTEPETSGLQPVVPHEEDRVSSDESGPPHAALNFVLGYLGTRELLVVESVCKSLQSTAEGDPFFWKNINICGKLDVKITDDVLLKLTSKAQGGLESLSLVNCVMISDDGLNEVLLKNPKVTKLCVPGCTRLTIGGIVDNLKAFKSRGGPGIKHLSIAGMYGVTEVHYKELEKLLVGIENLTHPNTPQPRFYRGGEPRFPSSNGGRVIDIERCPKCMNMRIVYDCPVVGCKGIKEGDTNTDANTPRCRACTLCIARCNWCGRCIDETVHEETFCLDLRCIDCGKEISKCE; via the exons ATGGCCTTGAATTTTTCGCATCGACCCATTTTCCCCCCATATCTTACGGAGGAGAATTTGGTTTCTTCGGTGAACATTTCGAGGGGTTTTGTTGTCGATGGTGTTTCCGAGAGGAATTCTGATGTTTATGGGACGTCCTGGCTGATTAATCGGGAGCTCGTGGATTGCCTTAATTTTTTAGAGGATACCTGCGATGGGGGTGGGTCGCGAGATCGTGTCCGGGGGGATGTTTTGGATCTCTTGCCATCAGATCCGTTTGGTATGGATATAAGTACCACTTTTACAGCGATCACAGGCTTGCTTGATGATCTGAATGTAGACTATGGTGGTGGATATGGAAGAGATGAGAGAGTCCCGGTTGATGGGTGTTATGAGCTTTTTGCTGGATTGAACTACATTTGGACCAATGCTTTTAGGTTCCAAGCATTTCCCCTTCGAAATGAAGGAATTCTTCCTAGTACTGGTCAGCTGGGGGGATTCGACGTGTGGTCAGATGAGAGAAAAGCAGGTGGTGCTTCCTGCCATTCTGATCTTGAATTACCATATCTTGTGGATATAATTCAGACTCTTGGTATTGAACCTGAATTTTCAGGAGATGGATTCAGTTCGTGGTCCGATGGGATGAAAGCAGGTGGTTTATCCTGCCATTCTGATCCTGAATCGCGATATGGTGTGGATACATTTCAGAGTCTTGGTATTGAACGTAAAATTTCTGGAGATGGATTCAGTTCGTGGTCTGATGGGATAAAAGTAGGTGGTTTATCCTGCCATTCTGATCCTGAATCACCATATCTTGTGGATACATTTCAGACCCTTGGTATTGAACCTGAAATTTCTGGAGATGGATTTAGTTCGTGGTCTGGTGGGATAAAAGCAGGTGGTTTATCCTGCCATACTGATCCTCAATCATCATATGTTGTTGATACAATTCAGACCTTTGGTATTGAACCTGAAATTTCTGGAGGGGGATTCAATGCGTGGTCTGATGGAAGAAAAGCAGGTGCTGTATCCTTCCATACTGATCCTCAATCATCATATGCTGTGGATACAATTCAGACTCTTGTTACCGAACCTGCAATCTCTGGAGGGAGATTTGGTGCGTGGTCTGATGGGATAGAAGTAGGTGGTTTATCCTGCCTTGTTGAGCCTGAAACACCACCATATGTTGTGGATACATTTCAGACTCTCGGCATTGAACCTGAAATTTCTGGAGGGGGATTCAGTGTGTGGTCTCATAGGAGAAAAACAGGTCCTTTTTCCTGCCATACTGATCCTCAATCATCATATGTTGTGGAGGCAATTAAGACTTTTACTATAGAATCTGAAATTCCTGGAGGGGTATTCGTTGAATGGTCTGATGGGAGACAATCAGGTGCTGTATCCTGTTTTACTGATCCTGAATCACCACCATATTTTGTGGATACATATCAGACTCTTGGTACTGAACCTGAAACTTCTGGGTTGCAACCTGTAGTTCCTCATGAGGAAGACCGTGTCTCTTCTGATGAAAGTGGACCTCCTCATGCAGCTTTAAATTTTGTGCTTGGTTATCTTGGCACGCGGGAACTACTTGTTGTTGAATCAGTTTGCAAGTCCCTGCAGTCAACTGCGGAAGGGGACCCTTTCTTTTGGAAAAACATTAACATATGTGGAAAGCTGGATGTGAAAATTACAGACGATGTTCTCTTAAAATTGACTAGCAAGGCTCAAGGTGGTCTGGAAAGTCTGAGCCTTGTAAACTGCGTAATGATAAGTGATGATGGTCTCAACGAGGTGCTTCTCAAGAATCCTAAGGTCACAAAG TTATGTGTTCCAGGATGCACAAGACTCACCATTGGAGGCATTGTTGATAATTTGAAGGCCTTCAAGTCGAGAGGTGGACCAGGAATAAAACATTTAAGTATAGCTGGAATGTACGGTGTAACAGAAGTCCATTATAAAGAGTTGGAGAAACTGTTAGTTGGCATTGAGAACTTAACTCACCCAAATACTCCTCAGCCTCGATTTTATCGAGGAGGTGAACCACGTTTTCCATCAAGCAATGGTGGGCGTGTCATTGACATAGAAAGATGCCCAAAATGTATGAATATGAGGATCGTTTATGACTGCCCCGTGGTTGGCTGCAAGGGAATAAAAGAAGGTGACACCAACACTGATGCCAACACGCCGAGATGCAGGGCATGCACCCTTTGTATAGCACGGTGCAATTGGTGTGGACGCTGCATCGATGAGACAGTACACGAGGAAACATTTTGTCTGGACTTGCGTTGCATTGATTGTGGGAAGGAGATATCGAAATGTGAATAA
- the LOC120081355 gene encoding uncharacterized protein LOC120081355 isoform X2: protein MALNFSHRPIFPPYLTEENLVSSVNISRGFVVDGVSERNSDVYGTSWLINRELVDCLNFLEDTCDGGGSRDRVRGDVLDLLPSDPFGMDISTTFTAITGLLDDLNVDYGGGYGRDERVPVDGCYELFAGLNYIWTNAFRFQAFPLRNEGILPSTGQLGGFDVWSDERKAGDGFSSWSDGMKAGGLSCHSDPESRYGVDTFQSLGIERKISGDGFSSWSDGIKVGGLSCHSDPESPYLVDTFQTLGIEPEISGDGFSSWSGGIKAGGLSCHTDPQSSYVVDTIQTFGIEPEISGGGFNAWSDGRKAGAVSFHTDPQSSYAVDTIQTLVTEPAISGGRFGAWSDGIEVGGLSCLVEPETPPYVVDTFQTLGIEPEISGGGFSVWSHRRKTGPFSCHTDPQSSYVVEAIKTFTIESEIPGGVFVEWSDGRQSGAVSCFTDPESPPYFVDTYQTLGTEPETSGLQPVVPHEEDRVSSDESGPPHAALNFVLGYLGTRELLVVESVCKSLQSTAEGDPFFWKNINICGKLDVKITDDVLLKLTSKAQGGLESLSLVNCVMISDDGLNEVLLKNPKVTKLCVPGCTRLTIGGIVDNLKAFKSRGGPGIKHLSIAGMYGVTEVHYKELEKLLVGIENLTHPNTPQPRFYRGGEPRFPSSNGGRVIDIERCPKCMNMRIVYDCPVVGCKGIKEGDTNTDANTPRCRACTLCIARCNWCGRCIDETVHEETFCLDLRCIDCGKEISKCE from the exons ATGGCCTTGAATTTTTCGCATCGACCCATTTTCCCCCCATATCTTACGGAGGAGAATTTGGTTTCTTCGGTGAACATTTCGAGGGGTTTTGTTGTCGATGGTGTTTCCGAGAGGAATTCTGATGTTTATGGGACGTCCTGGCTGATTAATCGGGAGCTCGTGGATTGCCTTAATTTTTTAGAGGATACCTGCGATGGGGGTGGGTCGCGAGATCGTGTCCGGGGGGATGTTTTGGATCTCTTGCCATCAGATCCGTTTGGTATGGATATAAGTACCACTTTTACAGCGATCACAGGCTTGCTTGATGATCTGAATGTAGACTATGGTGGTGGATATGGAAGAGATGAGAGAGTCCCGGTTGATGGGTGTTATGAGCTTTTTGCTGGATTGAACTACATTTGGACCAATGCTTTTAGGTTCCAAGCATTTCCCCTTCGAAATGAAGGAATTCTTCCTAGTACTGGTCAGCTGGGGGGATTCGACGTGTGGTCAGATGAGAGAAAAGCAG GAGATGGATTCAGTTCGTGGTCCGATGGGATGAAAGCAGGTGGTTTATCCTGCCATTCTGATCCTGAATCGCGATATGGTGTGGATACATTTCAGAGTCTTGGTATTGAACGTAAAATTTCTGGAGATGGATTCAGTTCGTGGTCTGATGGGATAAAAGTAGGTGGTTTATCCTGCCATTCTGATCCTGAATCACCATATCTTGTGGATACATTTCAGACCCTTGGTATTGAACCTGAAATTTCTGGAGATGGATTTAGTTCGTGGTCTGGTGGGATAAAAGCAGGTGGTTTATCCTGCCATACTGATCCTCAATCATCATATGTTGTTGATACAATTCAGACCTTTGGTATTGAACCTGAAATTTCTGGAGGGGGATTCAATGCGTGGTCTGATGGAAGAAAAGCAGGTGCTGTATCCTTCCATACTGATCCTCAATCATCATATGCTGTGGATACAATTCAGACTCTTGTTACCGAACCTGCAATCTCTGGAGGGAGATTTGGTGCGTGGTCTGATGGGATAGAAGTAGGTGGTTTATCCTGCCTTGTTGAGCCTGAAACACCACCATATGTTGTGGATACATTTCAGACTCTCGGCATTGAACCTGAAATTTCTGGAGGGGGATTCAGTGTGTGGTCTCATAGGAGAAAAACAGGTCCTTTTTCCTGCCATACTGATCCTCAATCATCATATGTTGTGGAGGCAATTAAGACTTTTACTATAGAATCTGAAATTCCTGGAGGGGTATTCGTTGAATGGTCTGATGGGAGACAATCAGGTGCTGTATCCTGTTTTACTGATCCTGAATCACCACCATATTTTGTGGATACATATCAGACTCTTGGTACTGAACCTGAAACTTCTGGGTTGCAACCTGTAGTTCCTCATGAGGAAGACCGTGTCTCTTCTGATGAAAGTGGACCTCCTCATGCAGCTTTAAATTTTGTGCTTGGTTATCTTGGCACGCGGGAACTACTTGTTGTTGAATCAGTTTGCAAGTCCCTGCAGTCAACTGCGGAAGGGGACCCTTTCTTTTGGAAAAACATTAACATATGTGGAAAGCTGGATGTGAAAATTACAGACGATGTTCTCTTAAAATTGACTAGCAAGGCTCAAGGTGGTCTGGAAAGTCTGAGCCTTGTAAACTGCGTAATGATAAGTGATGATGGTCTCAACGAGGTGCTTCTCAAGAATCCTAAGGTCACAAAG TTATGTGTTCCAGGATGCACAAGACTCACCATTGGAGGCATTGTTGATAATTTGAAGGCCTTCAAGTCGAGAGGTGGACCAGGAATAAAACATTTAAGTATAGCTGGAATGTACGGTGTAACAGAAGTCCATTATAAAGAGTTGGAGAAACTGTTAGTTGGCATTGAGAACTTAACTCACCCAAATACTCCTCAGCCTCGATTTTATCGAGGAGGTGAACCACGTTTTCCATCAAGCAATGGTGGGCGTGTCATTGACATAGAAAGATGCCCAAAATGTATGAATATGAGGATCGTTTATGACTGCCCCGTGGTTGGCTGCAAGGGAATAAAAGAAGGTGACACCAACACTGATGCCAACACGCCGAGATGCAGGGCATGCACCCTTTGTATAGCACGGTGCAATTGGTGTGGACGCTGCATCGATGAGACAGTACACGAGGAAACATTTTGTCTGGACTTGCGTTGCATTGATTGTGGGAAGGAGATATCGAAATGTGAATAA
- the LOC120081808 gene encoding uncharacterized protein LOC120081808 yields MGLDGGLSWADQWDNNPDPPPSSSSENEKKKNKDGSSEKGKFRKTILGFKWMKELRKKSDKS; encoded by the coding sequence atgggTTTAGATGGTGGTCTGTCTTGGGCAGATCAATGGGATAACAACCCTGACCCTCCACCATCATCTTCGTCagaaaatgagaagaagaagaacaaagatGGGTCTTCAGAAAAGGGAAAATTTAGGAAGACAATCTTGGGCTTCAAATGGATGAAAGAATTGCGAAAGAAATCTGACAAATCTTGA
- the LOC120081807 gene encoding mitotic spindle checkpoint protein MAD2: MASKTATKDIITLRGSAAIVSEFFGYAANSILYNRGLYPEESFVRVKKYGLPMLLTQDEGVKTFISNLTAQISEWLEAGKLQRVVLVIMSKSNNEVLERWNFRIETDGEVLEKGVSKEKSDKEIMREIQAIMRQIASSITYLPCLDEPCVFDVLAYTDKDLTVPFTWIESDPKLIANPQMVKLHSFDTKIHKVDTLVSYKNDDCDDE; the protein is encoded by the exons ATGGCTTCGAAAACAGCAACCAAAGACATTATCACTCTTCGTGGTTCTGCGGCGATTGTCAGCGAGTTCTTTG GGTATGctgcaaa TAGCATTCTTTACAATCGTGGGCTTTATCCGGAAGAAAGTTTTGTTAGGGTTAAGAAATATGGACTTCCTATGTTGCTTACTCAAGATGAAGGTGTTAAGACCTTCATTTCTAATCTAACTGCTCAGATTTCTG AATGGCTGGAAGCTGGGAAGTTACAAAGGGTTGTGCTAGTTATAATGAGCAAATCCAACAATGAGGTCCTTGAGAGGTGGAATTTCAGAATTGAAACTGATGGAGAGGTGTTGGAGAAAGG TGTGTCGAAGGAAAAGAGCGATAAAGAAATAATGAGGGAGATCCAAGCAATTATGAGACAGATTGCTTCAAGCATCACCTACTTGCCCTGCCTAGATGAACCCT GTGTGTTTGATGTGTTAGCATACACCGATAAAGATCTTACTGTTCCATTTACTTGGATAGAGAGTGACCCTAAACTAATTGCTAATCCACAAATGGTGAAGCTGCATTCTTTTGACACAAAG ATTCATAAAGTGGACACCCTTGTTTCTTACAAGAATGATGATTGCGATGacgagtaa